The Paenibacillus sp. FSL R7-0204 genome includes a region encoding these proteins:
- a CDS encoding DUF1697 domain-containing protein, which produces MNTYIAWLRGINVGGNKVIKMQDLKATLGTLPFRNVRTYIQSGNVIFESEALTGDRLAEMISGKIQETFGFEVPVMIRSLEELEAVIAGNPFPQSEQEAYKRLYVSFLAAEPAAEALEKLRPYENGADKVQLIGRELYAFYEVSVSESPLFKVPFDKLLGTALTARNWNTLNKVAALARKP; this is translated from the coding sequence ATGAATACATACATTGCATGGTTGCGCGGCATCAATGTCGGCGGCAACAAAGTGATCAAAATGCAGGATCTGAAGGCCACCCTCGGAACGCTTCCATTCAGGAATGTACGCACCTACATCCAGAGCGGCAATGTTATATTTGAGAGTGAAGCGTTAACCGGCGACAGGCTGGCGGAGATGATTAGCGGGAAGATTCAGGAGACCTTCGGCTTTGAGGTTCCGGTGATGATCCGTTCTCTGGAGGAACTGGAGGCGGTGATTGCCGGCAATCCGTTCCCGCAGAGTGAACAGGAAGCCTACAAGCGCCTGTACGTCTCGTTCCTGGCAGCGGAGCCAGCCGCTGAAGCGCTGGAGAAGCTCCGCCCCTATGAGAATGGAGCCGATAAGGTACAGCTGATCGGCAGGGAGCTGTATGCCTTCTATGAAGTGAGTGTAAGCGAGTCGCCGCTGTTCAAGGTGCCGTTCGACAAGCTGCTGGGAACGGCGCTTACCGCGCGCAACTGGAACACCCTGAACAAGGTAGCAGCGCTGGCCCGTAAGCCGTAA
- a CDS encoding GerAB/ArcD/ProY family transporter yields the protein MSKETIPAGQSISIAVLFVTGASLFLGTSSQSGNSSWIAQLLAILLAVPLMLVYARLHVLFPGKDLYDMLIEVFGSVLGRMLCCLYIWYALHLGALVLRNFGEFSKTVALTATPMLAPMLMIGLLCMWVVHAGIEVLGRSAKFLLLFSLIVIVILQLLSVPKFEYHHLKPLLNTRFNLILADTAGSFTFPFAEIVVFLGAFSAIPAKGSAKRVLISSTLIAGGIIIMITLRNLLMLGPDILSSLYYPSYVAVSRINIGDFVTRIEGSAAIVFVTALFIKVSLCLYVTCNGVAKVFKLESYRSVVLQMGLIMVYLSDFIYSNIMEMEYFAYHIYKIYALPFQVVIPVLLWLTAELLARRRNSRHKALPEQQPEGS from the coding sequence GTGAGCAAAGAGACTATTCCGGCTGGCCAGTCCATCAGCATCGCTGTATTATTTGTCACCGGTGCTTCCCTGTTCCTGGGAACCTCGTCACAGTCCGGCAACAGCAGCTGGATTGCCCAACTGCTGGCAATTCTGCTGGCCGTTCCGCTTATGCTGGTCTATGCGAGACTCCATGTCCTGTTTCCGGGCAAGGATCTGTATGACATGCTGATTGAAGTGTTCGGATCCGTCCTGGGACGGATGCTCTGTTGTCTGTATATCTGGTATGCTTTACATCTGGGAGCGCTGGTGCTGCGCAATTTCGGGGAGTTCAGCAAGACCGTGGCTTTAACCGCAACTCCGATGCTCGCACCCATGCTTATGATTGGCCTGCTCTGTATGTGGGTGGTCCACGCCGGGATCGAGGTGCTTGGAAGAAGCGCCAAATTCCTGCTGCTGTTCTCGCTGATTGTAATTGTGATCTTACAACTACTCTCCGTACCCAAATTTGAATACCATCATCTGAAGCCGCTACTCAATACCAGATTTAACCTTATTCTTGCAGATACAGCAGGCTCGTTCACCTTCCCTTTTGCCGAGATTGTAGTCTTCCTTGGCGCATTCAGCGCCATTCCGGCCAAGGGCTCTGCCAAGCGGGTGCTGATCAGCAGCACATTGATTGCAGGGGGGATCATTATTATGATCACGCTGCGCAACCTGCTGATGCTCGGCCCTGATATTCTGTCCAGCCTGTACTACCCCTCTTACGTGGCGGTCAGCCGGATTAATATCGGAGATTTCGTCACCCGGATTGAAGGCTCCGCTGCCATTGTGTTTGTTACGGCGCTCTTCATCAAGGTCAGTCTGTGCCTGTATGTAACCTGCAACGGTGTGGCCAAGGTATTCAAGCTGGAGAGCTACCGGTCTGTAGTGCTTCAGATGGGACTGATCATGGTCTATCTGTCGGATTTCATCTATTCCAATATTATGGAAATGGAGTATTTCGCGTATCATATCTACAAGATATATGCACTCCCGTTCCAGGTAGTTATCCCTGTACTGCTGTGGCTTACAGCGGAGCTTCTCGCCCGCAGAAGGAACAGTAGACACAAGGCCCTTCCAGAGCAGCAGCCAGAAGGTTCATAG
- a CDS encoding phosphotransferase family protein, whose product MQGKVIGQGRTAEVLQYGEETILKLYRDDVPEEHVDLEYRISKWVYEQGVATPQPHERVVVEGKRGIVYQQIAGPTLLQQMNRKPWLNFSGFKQMAGLHYSLHQLDGMGEAGAQKKRLEQHIIAAPMLETEEKTQILSRLARLPDGEKLCHGDFHPDNILLDDKLWVIDWMTGVRGNPAADVARSVIMFSIGAMPPQASVFAKGFLGFARKRLTAQYVGRYLKLSGLTHEDIEAWILPVAAARLVEGLPVPEKELLVREIHRRLRA is encoded by the coding sequence ATGCAGGGGAAGGTAATCGGTCAAGGCAGAACGGCGGAAGTGCTGCAGTATGGGGAAGAGACAATTCTTAAGTTGTACCGCGATGACGTTCCGGAAGAGCATGTGGACTTGGAATACCGCATCAGTAAATGGGTCTATGAACAAGGTGTTGCTACTCCGCAGCCCCATGAGCGGGTAGTTGTAGAGGGCAAACGGGGAATTGTATATCAGCAGATCGCCGGTCCTACCCTGCTGCAGCAGATGAACCGGAAGCCCTGGCTGAACTTCAGCGGCTTCAAACAGATGGCCGGCCTGCATTACAGCCTCCATCAGCTCGACGGCATGGGCGAAGCCGGGGCGCAGAAGAAGCGCCTGGAGCAGCATATTATCGCCGCACCCATGCTTGAGACAGAGGAGAAAACACAGATTCTGTCCCGGCTTGCCCGGCTGCCGGACGGGGAGAAGCTATGCCATGGCGATTTCCACCCGGATAATATCCTGCTGGACGATAAGCTGTGGGTCATTGACTGGATGACCGGCGTCCGCGGCAATCCTGCGGCAGATGTGGCACGGTCAGTAATCATGTTCAGTATCGGGGCCATGCCTCCGCAGGCTTCCGTGTTCGCTAAGGGGTTCCTGGGGTTCGCCAGAAAACGGCTGACCGCACAATATGTCGGCAGGTATCTGAAGCTGTCAGGCTTGACGCATGAGGATATCGAAGCGTGGATACTGCCGGTAGCGGCGGCACGGCTGGTAGAAGGCCTTCCGGTTCCTGAGAAGGAGCTGCTGGTCCGTGAGATCCACAGACGCCTGAGAGCATAA
- a CDS encoding Ger(x)C family spore germination protein — translation MRSLLRGYTSLIALLLLLSLGLTGCWNYAEVDDMAIVAGVAIDKNEDGKLLLTAEVVDTGGSADKAQAGYKMVSLSGNTMFEIVRNMISMTGKKLFWSHAKAIIISEEVAREGLVKVIDWYSRDTETRSDVFIFVSGEKTAREVLNMKSTTEAILSFELAQMMRDEKYTNIAPAVEIWDFIDKLETSGINATAPIIHIHRKNGEQSERVAGTAVFVKDRMVGKLSGDETKTMLIIKNVMQGGVLAVDDKRGNPAYSLEIVSNQTKLKHEMVDGKLQIQIHTVTKTGLDEVMITEGFLKDETIQDIEQRAAERLQADILALIHKMQQRYDADIFGFGESLYENHPKLWAKVKDHWPEAFAGLEVSVKSKLTIQSSAKTSRAIRLGD, via the coding sequence ATGAGATCTCTGCTGAGAGGGTATACCTCTCTTATCGCACTGTTGCTGCTGCTGAGCCTGGGACTCACCGGCTGCTGGAATTATGCCGAGGTGGATGATATGGCGATTGTCGCCGGAGTGGCCATTGATAAGAATGAGGATGGGAAGTTGCTGCTTACAGCAGAGGTAGTGGATACAGGCGGGTCGGCGGACAAGGCCCAGGCGGGCTACAAGATGGTCAGCCTCAGCGGGAATACGATGTTTGAGATCGTCCGCAATATGATCTCTATGACAGGCAAGAAGCTTTTCTGGAGTCATGCGAAGGCAATCATCATCAGTGAGGAAGTCGCCAGAGAGGGGCTAGTCAAAGTCATTGACTGGTACAGCCGGGACACGGAGACCCGCTCGGATGTGTTCATCTTCGTGTCTGGAGAGAAGACGGCCCGCGAGGTGCTCAATATGAAAAGCACCACGGAAGCCATCCTGTCCTTTGAATTGGCCCAGATGATGCGTGACGAGAAGTATACGAACATCGCTCCAGCTGTGGAGATCTGGGATTTCATCGACAAGCTGGAGACTTCGGGGATTAATGCGACGGCCCCAATCATTCATATTCACCGAAAAAATGGTGAGCAGAGCGAAAGGGTGGCAGGTACCGCCGTATTTGTGAAGGACCGGATGGTGGGCAAACTGAGCGGCGATGAGACGAAGACGATGCTTATAATCAAAAATGTAATGCAGGGAGGGGTGTTGGCTGTAGATGATAAGCGGGGGAATCCGGCGTATTCGCTGGAGATTGTCTCCAATCAGACCAAGCTGAAGCACGAAATGGTGGATGGCAAGCTCCAGATACAGATTCATACGGTAACCAAGACAGGGCTGGATGAGGTTATGATAACGGAGGGATTCCTTAAGGATGAGACAATTCAGGATATCGAGCAAAGGGCAGCTGAGCGGCTGCAGGCGGATATTCTGGCGTTAATTCATAAGATGCAGCAGCGATACGATGCTGATATTTTTGGCTTTGGAGAGAGCTTGTACGAGAATCATCCTAAGCTCTGGGCCAAAGTGAAAGACCACTGGCCTGAGGCCTTTGCCGGTCTTGAAGTGAGCGTCAAGTCCAAGCTGACGATACAGAGCAGTGCCAAGACTTCGCGGGCCATCCGGCTGGGGGATTAA
- a CDS encoding spore germination protein, translating into MKNKQPALNSEAAGTLSAHPPLSPSLEETVDRLRKIFNNDGTLRVRIIENSQGAPVRCGLIYVDGMVDRNLIQTGIIKPVLAYQPAEEEHRDPKVLMERIRLTVIDTPDVMVSEEMDGLIGAVVSGKAVLLLEGYAGGLLINVQGWDSRAIEEPTTEKTVRGPREGFTESLLVNLTLIRRRVRDPDLKFEFTEIGTRSKTQTCICYMGSLASPDIIKELYDRLEKVELDLILDTGYLSELIRDEPYSPFETVGSTERPDTLVSKIMEGRVAVLVEGTPFALTVPYVFVENFQASEDYYINYYFASFNRVLRVLGAFMSISIPAAYIALVTYAQEMVPTLLLLSIATARQSVPFPTIVEALLMLTIFEVLREAGARIPTSIGQAVSIVGALVLGQAAVDARIVSAPMVIVVGLTGITTLLNPRLTGPLIIARLVLLGTTFFLGLYGYFFGLLGLVIHLMSLRSFGVSYMLGVGSIRPQDIKDTTIRAPWWDMNLRPAMIGMRNRRRKPAKRPAKRS; encoded by the coding sequence GTGAAGAACAAGCAACCTGCACTGAACAGCGAAGCTGCCGGTACCCTATCAGCGCATCCTCCACTAAGCCCTTCGCTGGAGGAGACGGTGGATCGGCTGCGGAAGATATTCAATAACGACGGGACATTAAGAGTAAGGATTATAGAGAACAGCCAGGGCGCTCCCGTCCGCTGCGGGTTAATCTATGTCGATGGAATGGTGGACCGGAATCTGATTCAGACGGGGATTATCAAGCCGGTACTCGCCTACCAGCCCGCAGAAGAAGAGCACCGGGACCCTAAGGTTCTGATGGAGAGAATCCGGTTGACTGTCATTGATACCCCAGATGTCATGGTCTCCGAGGAGATGGATGGACTGATCGGGGCGGTCGTCAGCGGGAAGGCGGTGCTGCTGCTGGAAGGCTATGCCGGAGGGCTTCTCATCAATGTTCAGGGATGGGACTCCAGAGCGATAGAAGAGCCTACTACAGAGAAAACGGTGCGTGGCCCCCGTGAGGGCTTCACTGAATCGCTGCTTGTGAATCTGACCCTGATCCGCCGCAGGGTGCGCGACCCGGATCTGAAATTTGAATTCACGGAAATCGGAACACGCAGCAAGACGCAGACCTGTATCTGCTATATGGGGAGCCTGGCCTCTCCCGACATTATTAAGGAGCTGTATGACAGGCTGGAGAAGGTGGAGCTTGATCTTATTCTGGACACGGGTTATCTGTCCGAGCTGATCCGTGACGAGCCCTACTCTCCGTTTGAAACCGTTGGAAGTACCGAACGGCCGGACACACTCGTGAGCAAAATCATGGAGGGCCGGGTTGCGGTCCTCGTCGAAGGCACCCCTTTTGCGCTGACCGTTCCTTATGTATTCGTTGAGAACTTCCAGGCCAGTGAGGATTATTATATCAACTATTATTTTGCATCGTTTAACCGTGTGCTTAGAGTGTTGGGAGCCTTCATGTCGATCAGTATCCCGGCCGCTTATATTGCCCTTGTAACCTATGCCCAGGAGATGGTCCCCACTCTGCTGCTGCTTAGCATTGCGACTGCCAGGCAATCGGTGCCTTTTCCAACTATAGTTGAAGCGCTGCTCATGCTGACCATCTTCGAGGTGCTGCGGGAAGCGGGCGCGCGGATACCGACTTCGATTGGGCAGGCGGTAAGCATTGTCGGAGCATTGGTGCTGGGCCAGGCTGCTGTGGATGCACGGATTGTCAGTGCGCCGATGGTCATCGTGGTGGGATTGACAGGGATAACGACGCTGCTCAATCCGAGGCTGACCGGGCCGCTGATCATCGCCAGACTGGTGCTGCTCGGCACCACCTTTTTCCTCGGCCTCTACGGATATTTCTTCGGTCTGCTCGGTCTGGTCATTCATCTGATGAGTCTGCGCTCCTTCGGGGTCTCCTACATGCTTGGGGTTGGCTCGATCCGCCCGCAGGATATTAAGGATACAACCATCCGTGCCCCCTGGTGGGATATGAATTTGCGTCCGGCGATGATTGGAATGCGCAACCGGAGACGGAAGCCGGCCAAGAGACCGGCCAAGCGGTCATGA
- a CDS encoding MGMT family protein produces the protein MTPFTRKVILIIQSIPEGSVMTYGGIARAAGSPRAARQVVRILHSMSRKYKLPWHRVINAKGMISLTEDESASLQQLYLTGEGVIFDERGVVDLERYQYVPAPELEMEMDMELPPELGDEEEA, from the coding sequence ATGACACCATTCACGCGAAAAGTTATTCTCATTATTCAGTCGATCCCGGAAGGCTCCGTCATGACCTACGGCGGGATTGCCCGAGCTGCCGGAAGTCCCCGGGCGGCCAGGCAGGTTGTGCGCATTCTGCATTCCATGAGCAGGAAGTACAAGCTGCCGTGGCACAGGGTCATCAACGCCAAAGGAATGATCTCGCTCACCGAAGACGAATCCGCTTCCCTGCAGCAGCTATATTTAACCGGAGAGGGCGTTATCTTCGATGAACGGGGCGTGGTTGACCTGGAGCGCTACCAGTATGTTCCGGCTCCTGAGCTGGAGATGGAGATGGACATG